Below is a window of Picosynechococcus sp. PCC 7002 DNA.
CGCCAATTTAATTCGCCAGGGCTATGTCCATACTTTGCTCGGTGGGAATGCGATCGCCGTCCACGACATTGAACAATCAATGATGGGTACTTCCCTCGGCGTTGATATGAATAAAGGCGTTCCCGTGCGTGGGGGACACCGTCACCACCTCAAGGTAATTAATACTATTCGTCGCTGTGGCAGTATCGCCAATGCCGTGGCCCAGGGGCTCATTACAAAGGGGGTAATGTATGAATGCGTCCAAAATAATGTGCCCTTCTGTTTAGCCGGATCTATTCGTGATGATGGCCCTCTCCCCGATACAGAAATGGATCTGATTCGCGCCCAGGAAGAATATGCTCGCTTGCTAGAAGGCACCAATATGGTTTTGATGCTTTCGACGATGCTCCATTCCATTGGCGTCGGCAATATGACTCCTGCCGGGGTGAAGATGGTCTGTGTCGATATTAATCCTGCGGTAGTCACAAAACTAAGCGATCGCGGCTCGGTAGAATCCGTCGGTGTAGTCACCGATGTGGGGTTATTCCTCAGTCTCCTGACGCGCCAACTGGATCGACTCAACCAAAAAGCTGCAATTACTGTGTAATTCCCGGAACAGCCTAGGCGATCGCCAAAAAACTCCCTCGGAAAGTCTGGGGAGTTTTTTTGTTGCTGCTCCCGAATCATGGCAATTAAAAAAACCACTAGATACAAAACTAGTGGCCTCACTGAATTTAATTCATGTTGTTTGGAAGCATGGGTCGTTTTTTAGAAATTACATCCCATGCCAACGCAGAGGTGATATTTAGCGGCTGTTGGTGCGGGGTCTTGCTTTATTGACCTTCATGTCGCGGCCCATCCAGCTAGCACCATCGAGGGCTTCAATCGCCTTATCTTCTTCTTCATCGTTAGACATTTCCACAAAGCCAAAGCCACGCTTTCTTTGGGTTTCACGGTCTACCGGAAGATAAACGCGTTTTACTTTACCGTAGTCATTAAAGACTTCACGAAGATCGTCTTCTTCTACGGCGTAGTCCAGGTTTCCAACATAAATTGACATAAAAATTGTCTCCTTAAAGATGACTTAATCTGTGCATCGGGGAAGGAGAGTTCGTAGTCGTATCGGGCGGGGAGATTTTCTGTCAATACTGTCGTAACCAAACACAATACCAAACGAGACAAAACCGTAACCGAGTACTTTCGAATTCTTTTGATTCCCAACAATACTAGGCTAGCACAGTCAAAAAAATAAACACAAGTTTTGGGGGGCACTTGTTTTGTAGAATAAATAAAGTTTTATGAAGCGCTTTCTCCTTTTTTTGATAGCCTGAGCACTTTTACTTAGATAATCGCAGAGTCACCCTTCCTTTAAGCTTTGTTCTGGGTACCCAGGCTGTTGTTGGCCGCACATTCCGAGGCAAAACGATCCATCAAGATGA
It encodes the following:
- a CDS encoding RNA recognition motif domain-containing protein, whose amino-acid sequence is MSIYVGNLDYAVEEDDLREVFNDYGKVKRVYLPVDRETQRKRGFGFVEMSNDEEEDKAIEALDGASWMGRDMKVNKARPRTNSR